A genome region from Salvia splendens isolate huo1 chromosome 19, SspV2, whole genome shotgun sequence includes the following:
- the LOC121778934 gene encoding remorin 4.1-like, producing the protein MWTVMSLCGGSIGQLVVANRSLARCISVDRRGEGLDGVDVLENKTDDQSSKTNPLETRAVAWDEAERAKYMARFKREEVKIQAWENHQKRKAEMQMRKVEVKAERLIM; encoded by the exons ATGTGGACTGTGATGAGTCTGTGTGGAGGATCAATAGGCCAGCTAGTAGTTGCAAATCGGTCGTTAG CCCGTTGCATCTCCGTTGACCGGAGAGGAGAAGGCCTTGATGGCGTGGACGTGCTGGAAAATAAAACGGATGATCAGTCTAGTAAGACGAATCCTCTGGAAACCCGAGCAGTGGCTTGGGATGAGGCCGAGCGTGCCAAATACATGGCAAG GTTTAAACGGGAAGAAGTGAAGATTCAAGCATGGGAAAATCATCAGAAGAGGAAAGCCGAAATGCAGATGAGGAAAGTCGAG GTGAAAGCCGAGAGGCTGATTATGTAG